The window GATAGGTTATACTTATTATTATATAAAAAAATTATTTTATATAATGATACAAACTTAGATTTCTTCTTAGTAACTTATTTTGTATAAAATAGTTAATTTTATTTAGTAAAGAAGATTTTAAATAATAATATAGTCAACAAAAAATAGGTTATAACTCATCAAATAATTTAGTAATGAGCTATAACCTAATAAATTTATTTTTGAAAAATCTAGAAAATAAGAAATATTTTAATAGTTAAGGAATATTTACATTCATAGTCCAAGATAATCCAGGAATATTCGTCATTAAATTGACTGAATTGAGTCCATCATTAATTGCATTGAAGACAACGTAAGCTACCATTGCGTCTAAAGCAGCAACAGCAGCAACTCCCAAAGGTCCAGTAGCTGCTAATTCTGAAAGATAAGCAGTTAAATAACCAGCTGCAAATGCAGCTGCACCGGTAGCCCCTAATCCTTTAATATAGGGTCCAAATTTCAAATGAAAACCTACTTGACCACGTACAGTGATATCAGAACTAGTACTTTCCTCAATCATTGATTTAAGATAATTGATTTGTAGAGTATTAAAACCTAGTTTTCCTTTTAGATCGGGATTATTATAATCTAACGTAATTCTTCCATTAGAGTCTGTATAATAGTAATCAGCTAAGGCTCTCAGGCTGCCTTCCATTCCTTTAAATAAGCTTGCATCCTCGCTAACACTTTCTTCAGTAGGATTAGTTTCTGCTGCAAATGCAGTAGTAGAGATTGCTACAACGGATAAAGAACTAAATAGCATACTTGCACAAACCAATTTTATTAAATTATTTTTAATCATTTGAACATCACCGCTTCCAGTTTATTTATTACTAATTTTAAATAAATCAAAATGCTTTAATCAACAACAACTATTACTATCCCTTTAAAAAAAATCATCAAATTTTAAGGCCTCCTTTAGAAGAATGTTTTTATTACATTTAGAATTGTATCGTATAATTAATTAAAATTAATATTTTATTTCATATATGAAAAGAGTGGAAAATATGAAAAGAATGCCCGGTGAAGTTTTTAAAGAATTCCGAATATCAAAACATGAAACCTTAAATTCGGTAGCAAAAGATATAGTTTCCGTTTCTCAGCTTTCAAAATTTGAAAGAGGGAAAAATGAAATTACTCTTCTAAAGTTTTATAAGTTACTTGAAAGGATCAATGTTTCTATTGAGGAATTCACATTATCTTTAAATTTATATGAAACAGATTCGTTTATAGACATATTAAAAGAGGTAAGGCATTACTATCAAGAGAACAACGTCAATAAATTAATATTCTTGTTTAAAAATGAATCATTTCTATATAAAGAAGAAGGTCAAGTTAGTCATAAGTTGAATTCTATATGTATCAAACAATTTATCTATGACTTAGAGGAAGGTAGTAACTTTTATATAACAAATAATGACAGGATTTTCTTTAAAAATTATTTGAATTCGGTTGATATGTGGACACATTATGAGTTGTTATTATTTGCTAATAGCTTTAAGATATTAGATTTAAAAAGTAGTGTAAAATTGTCAAAATATATGATTCAAAATATTGATATTTTTAAAAGTATTTTTCAGTATAAAAAAATATTAATTGAGATATTGCTTAATATTTTTTTATTATGCATTGAAAATAGAGATAGAAAATTAGCACTTTATTATAAAAAAATAATTAGTAATTTTTTGCTAATCGAAGAAACCTTACTTTATGAAAAGACAATTTTTCTATTTATGTCAGGATTATACATTCATACGATTTTAGATAGGAAAAGTGGAGTGACAGATATGGAAACGGCTATCAGCATCCTTTATAAACTAGGAAGCATTGATTTAGCAATGAATTATGAAGGATATTTAAAAAAAATAATAGATGAATAGAATTTTCACTTATGAAAATCTTATTCATCTATTAATCAAAAATAAAAAACATCTTCAAATTTTTTATCTAAGGCTAAAACTAAAAGTAAGGCTAATTTTGCAGAAGGAGTAAATTCACCGGTTTCAATATTACTAATGGTCTGCCTTGATACACCAACTAACTCGGCTAACTGGGATTGATTCAATTTCTTTTCGGCTCTGCATATTTTTAAATGATTTTTTAAAGTTAGTTTGTTCATAAGTTATGTCACAAATAACGAGAAAATAAGACGACACCAATTGTAATAAAGATGCTCATTACATAGATATGGACTTTTTCCGAAGATTTTTTATATGATTTATACTGATAAACACCAATTGATGAAACCAAAATTCCTAAAATATCAAATGGATTTTCCTTTTTTAAAAAACGAATAATTAATAAAATAACTAGAACAACATAGAAGTATACTCCAACTGACGCTATAGAAAAATAAAAACTGTACTTTTTGCCTTCATCAATCTTTTCATTTTTAGCCTGAGCTAAAATTTGATCTTTTCTCATAGGACACGTTCCTTCGTCTAAGTGATTTTTTTGCTTTAAAGATTAACTAAAGTATACTCAATTTTACTTTTTTGTCAAGCTGGCTTGTCATTTTTAGAGAGTATTTTCAAGATAGGGTTCATAGTATTTTTATAAATTTAAGCTTCCATCACCCCTCTACACACCTCATCCCACTCTCAAACCCTTTCTTAAAGGTTTTATAATACACCATCTCGGCAAAGTACAAGTCCAAAAAGTCCATATCTTATTGTGCCAGCTCCATCACCAATAATGAGGAGAAATTTCTGGTAAAAAAGGTTACAACAAAAGAGTAACTGCTTCGGTCTAATAAAATTTCGCTAGCAACTTGATTGGAAATCTGCCTAATAGGTCTGTCTACAAAGATAATTTTTATATGGAAACCATCTCTTGATTATAACGAAGATTTTAGAGGAACCGTGAATCTATTGAAACCCTTTATTTTCTGCCATAAATTTATTGAATAGGTAGTCAGCTAACTGAATTTTTGTTATGATGAGTCTGGAAAGACAGTTGATGTCTAGATAGAAATAACCAGAGAAACAAGAGGAGTAAAAAAGAATATGAGAACTATTAAACTAACAATTGAATACGATGGCAGACGCTATCTTGGTTGGCAACGACTTAGCGATTCAGATAATACCATTCAAGGAAAAATCGAAGGCGTTTTGACACAGATTACTAATGAAAAAATTGAAATTATCGGTTCAGGACGAACAGATGCCGGCGCACATGCTCGCGGGCAAGTAGCTAGTTTTAAATTAAATTCAGAGATGGATTCGGTAAAAATGCTTGATTTGTTGAATCGTTATCTTCCTCGTGATATTGTTGTCAAAAAAGTAGTAGAAGTTCCAGAACGATTCCATGCACGATACAATGCTACTGGGAAAAAATATAGTTATCATGTTTGGAATGATCCGATTCCTTCAGCTCTTAATCGTCATTATAGTTTTCATTATCCGAAAGAATTAAATCTTGATATTATGAATCAAGCCTGTAGTCGATTAGTAGGAATCCATGATTTTGCTGGTTTTTCTTCAATTAAAAAATCAAAAAAATCAACAGTGCGCAAGATTGAGGAGCTTTCTGTTGAAAGAGAAGGCAATCTGCTTCATTTTACTTTTGTTGGGGAGGGATTCTTATATAATATGGTGCGAATTATCATGGGAACTCTCTTGGAGATTGGTACAGGAACGATGAAATTAGATGTGATTGAAGAGATTTTTGAGAGCAAAATCCGACAAAATGCAGGAGAGACGGTTCCGTCTCATGGACTTTTTCTAGATGAAGTTTATTATAAATAAATTTGATGTAAAAAATGATTCAGTGAGACTAGTTTTATTAGTTTGGAAAAAGTTGATTTTAGAATAAATCTGAATGGGATAGTTCTCTATCAAAAGAGACTATAGCCTTCAAACAGATGTCTTAGATTATTCAAAAAGAGCATGAGGCAAAACTATTTTTATAGAGCACTTTGTCAATAAGGTCTGATGAGTTAAAGTGAAGAATGACTATGAATGAAACGATTTCGTTTCATTCATAGTTTTTTGTTCTTTTATTTCAATAAGATGATTCATCAGCCGTTAAATGATAGAGCCTGTTATAGTTTATCTCATGCTCTAAATTTTCTCTCAGACTTTTTTATTTTCCCCATTCTTCTCGCAATACCCCATATTTTATGGAATCAAAATAGTGTCCTTGGGTATAGCGAACTTTACGAATTCTTGCTTCCAGAGTCATGCCAACTTTTTCACCTAAATGCATCATTCCTTGATTACCAGACCAAGTAGTAAAGCCGACTCTTTGAATAGTTGGATGTAAGGTAAAGAGATATGAAATCCATAGTCGTAGCGCTTTTTCTCCAATTCCTTTAGTCCAAAACCGCTCCTCATAAATGACGATTCCACATTCTAACTACTGTTTTAATTGACCATCTTCCCAATAAGAAGTAACAGTGCCAACAATTTGGTCATGATAAAGAATCACTCCCCGATTTACATTACCTACCGCTCGCTCTCCAAAACTAGTAGAAAATTCTATCCAGTTTAAAATTGGGTCTTTAAAATAAGGACCATCCCATTTTTTCCATTCTAAATCAGCACGAGGTCCATAACTTATTTCCCATAATTCTCTTAAATCGCTTTGTTGAATGAGTCGAATGTGAACGTCTTGTTTCATTTAAATTCCCCCTCCATTTTATTCATTAAATGAATTTCCTAATGGACTTCTAGG is drawn from Carnobacterium gallinarum DSM 4847 and contains these coding sequences:
- a CDS encoding Rgg/GadR/MutR family transcriptional regulator, which produces MKRMPGEVFKEFRISKHETLNSVAKDIVSVSQLSKFERGKNEITLLKFYKLLERINVSIEEFTLSLNLYETDSFIDILKEVRHYYQENNVNKLIFLFKNESFLYKEEGQVSHKLNSICIKQFIYDLEEGSNFYITNNDRIFFKNYLNSVDMWTHYELLLFANSFKILDLKSSVKLSKYMIQNIDIFKSIFQYKKILIEILLNIFLLCIENRDRKLALYYKKIISNFLLIEETLLYEKTIFLFMSGLYIHTILDRKSGVTDMETAISILYKLGSIDLAMNYEGYLKKIIDE
- a CDS encoding helix-turn-helix transcriptional regulator, producing MNKLTLKNHLKICRAEKKLNQSQLAELVGVSRQTISNIETGEFTPSAKLALLLVLALDKKFEDVFYF
- a CDS encoding DUF6442 family protein; this encodes MRKDQILAQAKNEKIDEGKKYSFYFSIASVGVYFYVVLVILLIIRFLKKENPFDILGILVSSIGVYQYKSYKKSSEKVHIYVMSIFITIGVVLFSRYL
- the truA gene encoding tRNA pseudouridine(38-40) synthase TruA; its protein translation is MRTIKLTIEYDGRRYLGWQRLSDSDNTIQGKIEGVLTQITNEKIEIIGSGRTDAGAHARGQVASFKLNSEMDSVKMLDLLNRYLPRDIVVKKVVEVPERFHARYNATGKKYSYHVWNDPIPSALNRHYSFHYPKELNLDIMNQACSRLVGIHDFAGFSSIKKSKKSTVRKIEELSVEREGNLLHFTFVGEGFLYNMVRIIMGTLLEIGTGTMKLDVIEEIFESKIRQNAGETVPSHGLFLDEVYYK